One Carettochelys insculpta isolate YL-2023 chromosome 15, ASM3395843v1, whole genome shotgun sequence DNA window includes the following coding sequences:
- the DDX41 gene encoding putative ATP-dependent RNA helicase DDX41, with amino-acid sequence MLQKLLQMRRKGVLEEEQRDSSSEHRGDEDDIPLGPQSNVSLLDQHQHLKEKAEARKESAKEKQLKEEEKILESVAEGRALMSVKEMAKGITYDDPIKTSWTAPRYILGMSEARHDRVRRKYHILVEGEGIPPPIKSFKEMKFPAAILRGLKKKGIQQPTPIQIQGIPTILSGRDMIGIAFTGSGKTLVFTLPVIMFCLEQEKRLPFSKREGPYGLIICPSRELARQTHGILEYYCRLLHEDSLPLLRCALCIGGMSVKEQMETIKHGVHMMVATPGRLMDLLQKKMVSLDICRYLALDEADRMIDMGFEGDIRTIFSYFKGQRQTLLFSATMPKKIQNFAKSALVKPITINVGRAGAASLDVIQEVEYVKEEAKMVYLLECLQKTPPPVLIFAEKKADVDAIHEYLLLKGVEAVAIHGGKDQEERTKAIEAFRDGKKDVLVATDVASKGLDFPAIQHVINYDMPEEIENYVHRIGRTGRSGNTGIATTFINKACDESVLMDLKALLLEAKQKVPPVLQVLHCGDETMLNIGGERGCAFCGGLGHRITDCPKLEAMQTKQVSNIGRKDYLAHSSMDF; translated from the exons ATG ctgcagaagctgctgcagatgcgcaggaagggggtgctggaggaggagcagagggacagcagcAGCGAGCATAGGGGAGATGAAGATGATATTCCTCTGGGCCCCCAGTCCAATGTCAGCCTCCTGGACCAGCACCAGCACCTTAAAGAGAAGGCAGAAG CGCGCAAGGAATCAGCTAAGGAGAAGCAGCTGAAGGAAGAGGAAAAGATCCTGGAGAGCGTGGCAGAGGGTCGAG CTCTGATGTCTGTGAAGGAGATGGCAAAGGGCATCACCTATGACGATCCGATTAAGACCAG CTGGACGGCTCCACGTTACATCCTGGGCATGTCGGAGGCCCGGCACGATCGTGTGCGCAGGAAGTACCACATCCTGGTGGAGGGTGAGGGCATCCCCCCGCCCATCAAGAGCTTCAAGGAGATGAAGTTCCCAGCAG CTATCCTGAGGGGCCTGAAGAAAAAGGGAATACAGCAGCCAACTCCCATCCAGATACAGGGCATCCCCACCAT CCTGTCCGGCAGGGACATGATTGGCATCGCATTCACTGGCTCAGGGAAGACGCTGGTGTTCACGCTCCCTGTCATCATGTTCTGCCTGGAGCAGGAGAAACGGCTGCCCTTCTCCAAGAGGGAGGGGCCCTATGGGCTCATCATCTGCCCCTCG AGGGAGCTGGCTCGGCAGACTCACGGCATTCTGGAGTACTACTGCCGCCTGCTGCACGAAGAcagcctgcccctcctgcgctgtGCCCTCTGCATCGGGGGCATGTCTGTCAAGGAGCAGATGGAAACGATCAAACA TGGTGTGCACATGATGGTGGCTACCCCGGGCCGCCTCATGGACCTGCTGCAGAAGAAGATGGTGAGCCTGGACATCTGTCGCTACCTGGCCCTGGACGAGGCCGACAGGATGATCGACATGGGCTTCGAGGGAGACATCCGCACCATTTTCTCCTACTTCAAG GGCCAGAGGCAGACCCTGCTCTTCAGTGCCACCATGCCCAAGAAGATCCAGAACTTTGCCAAGAGTGCCCTGGTAAAGCCCATCACCATCAACGTGGGGCGAGCCGGAGCTGCCAGCCTGGATGTCATACAG GAGGTGGAGTACGTGAAGGAGGAAGCCAAGATGGTGTACTTGCTGGAGTGCCTGCAGAAGACCCCGCCCCCC GTGCTGATCTTTGCGGAGAAGAAGGCTGACGTCGATGCCATCCACGAGTACCTGCTGCTCAAGGGAGTGGAAGCGGTGGCCATCCACGGCGGGAAAG ACCAGGAGGAGCGGACCAAAGCCATCGAGGCCTTTCGGGATGGGAAGAAGGACGTCCTGGTTGCCACCGACGTAGCTTCCAAGGGCTTGGATTTCCCAGCCATTCAGCACGTCATCAACTACGACATGCCGGAGGAGATTGAGAACTACG TTCACCGAATTGGGCGTACAGGCCGCTCCGGGAACACCGGCATCGCCACCACCTTCATCAACAAAGCCTGCG ATGAGTCTGTTCTCATGGACCTGAAGGCGCTGCTGCTGGAGGCCAAGCAGAAGGTGCCCCCGGTGCTGCAGGTGTTGCACTGTGGGGACGAGACCATGCTCAATATTGGAG GCGAGAGGGGCTGCGCCTTCTGTGGCGGCCTGGGCCACCGCATCACCGACTGCCCCAAGCTGGAAGCCATGCAGACCAAGCAAGTCAGCAACATTGGCCGCAAGGACTACCTGGCGCACAGCTCCATGGACTTCTGA
- the DOK3 gene encoding docking protein 3: protein MVQTGPPRRPGQPWAQQHTQRQAGLTKALAQGLGLARATLGWQGHPRLWATLVAEQPAKGVPCRPAGCCCLRLPHLRKGEVSKKGSLPAPSLLTGTAAPTRSAATGPMETPVQAGVLYLQYARFGKKSWRKVRAQLFAPSPYGVARLETCDLRGNDSGLEKASLRKGEHRVIRLADCISVGPADAPGCPPGTAAFCLSTLEKRHVLAAEQRDEWIAQLCQLAFQGPKELPPGRAQEPPGPHLHIQENSLYSSWQELSEFMVLVHTTDASTRCGLRGRYLLAALPEGLVLKAPQSRQLLLTWPYPFLRKFGHDQATFSFEAGRRCDSGEGVFTMGTSRAPELCSLVCAAIARQSESLSSRGRVLAPEALSSSQGPEPRLQRSQSLEEAGRSPLSVGLCAESGQASPSTQGPGAHARTGAELPIVYASIRRGLPPSQPMPWGEAPEEQPPGGAAWEERPQVSEHLYENLCAPEQPGCMAGGGSSGLGSRGSPEGSHTSLAPLYDNSCMASKRWSSPPAPSTGPSPSLEAQCRRLLGLEGQQGGEEQQGEEDALVGSFPKASVNSGFRKLVALLSRELVSKAADKTPSPPGQA from the exons ATGGTGCAAACTGGGCCCCCTCGCAGGCCTGGACAGCCCTGGGCACAGCAGCACACCCAGAGGCAAGCAGGGCTCACCAAGGCACTGGCCCAAGGCCTGGGGCTCGCACGAGCCACTCTGGGCTGGCAGGGCCACCCAAGGCTCTGGGCCACCCTGGTTGCAGAGCAGCCGGCGAAGGGCGTCCCCTGCCGGCCTgccggctgctgctgcctgcgccTCCCCCACCTCCGCAAAGGGGAAGTGAGCAAGAAAGGAAGTCTCCCGGCACCCTCACTCCTTACTGGCACTGCTGCCCCCACACGCAGCGCTGCAACCGGCCCCATGGAGACCCCTGTGCAGGCTGGGGTCCTCTACCTCCAGTACGCCCGCTTTGGCAAG AAGTCCTGGCGGAAGGTGCGGGCCCAGCTCTTTGCCCCCAGCCCCTATGGCGTGGCCCGGTTGGAGACCTGTGACCTGCGGGGCAATGATTCTGGGCTGGAGAAGGCGTCTCTGCGGAAGGGTGAGCACCGGGTCATCCGCCTGGCCGACTGCATCTCCGTGGGGCCCGCTGACGCCCCCGGCTGCCCCCCGGGCACGGCTGCCTTCTGCCTGAGCACCCTGGAGAAGCGGCACGTGCTGGCCGCTGAGCAGCGGGATGAATGGatagcacagctctgccagctggcCTTCCAG GGCCCAAAGGAGCTGCCACCTGGCCGTGCCCAGGAGCCCCCTGGGCCCCATCTCCACATCCAGGAAAACTCCCTCTACTCGTCCTGGCAGGAGC TGAGCGAGTTCATGGTGCTGGTGCACACGACAGACGCCTCCACCCGGTGTGGTCTGCGTGGGCGCTACCTGCTGGCTGCCTTACCCGAGGGGCTTGTGCTGAAGGCACCCCAGTCCCGCCAGCTCCTCCTCACCTGGCCCTACCCCTTCCTGCGCAAGTTTGGCCATGACCAG GCCACCTTCTCCTTCGAGGCGGGCCGCCGCTGCGACTCGGGCGAGGGCGTCTTCACCATGGGCACCAGCCGGGCCCCCGAGCTGTGCAGCTTGGTCTGCGCAGCCATCGCCCGCCAGAGCGAGAGCCTTTCCAGCCGCGGCAGGGTCCTGGCCCCCGaggccctgagctccagccaaGGACCCGAGCCCAGGCTGCAGCGCTCTCAGAGcctggaggaggctggcaggTCCCCCCTctctgtggggctctgtgcaGAGAGTGGCCAGGCCTCGCCCAGCACCCAGGGGCCCGGGGCCCACGCCAGGACAGGAGCTGAGCTCCCCATCGTCTACGCCTCCATCCGCAGAGGCCTGCCGCCCTCGCAGCCCATGCCCTGGGGGGAGGCCCCGGAGGAGCAGCCGCCggggggggcagcctgggaggaGCGGCCCCAGGTGTCGGAGCATCTCTACGAGAACCTCTGTGCCCCGGAGCAGCCCGGCTgcatggcgggggggggctcctcaggcCTGGGCTCCAGGGGCTCCCCGGAAGGGAGCCACACCAGCCTGGCCCCCCTCTACGACAACAGCTGCATGGCCTCCAAGCGCTGGAGcagccctccagctcccagcacagggcccagcccctccctggaggCCCAGTGCAGGCGGCTGCTGGgcctggaggggcagcaggggggtgaggagcagcagggggaggaggacgCCCTGGTCGGCTCCTTCCCCAAGGCCAGCGTCAACAGCGGCTTCAGGAAGCTGGTCGCCCTGCTCAGCCGAGAGCTGGTCTCGAAGGCAGCTGACaagacccccagccccccaggccagGCCTAG